Below is a genomic region from Xylophilus sp. GW821-FHT01B05.
ACATCGCACGCGCCAAGAGCCAGGCGCTGGGCCGCACGCTGTCGGTCTACCCCGAGACCAAAAACCCCTACTGGAACAACGCACAGGCCATTGCCAACGGCTGCGGCCTGCCCGGCAGCCACCCGCTGGAAGACGCGCTGCTGAAGGCGCTCGACGCCAACCAGCTCAACAGCAAAGAGGCGCCGGTCTTCGTGCAGAGCTTTGACCCAGCCAGCCTCAAGTACCTGCGCAGCCGCGGCCTGAAGGCCAAGGCGGTGCAGTTGATGGACGGCAACGGCATGGACTTCCGCACCGGCGCCACCATCTACAACACGCGCCAGGCCAGCACCTTCGCCAGCGGCCGCCCCTACAGCTGGACATTGGCCGGCGACCCGCGCTACTTCGACGCCATGTTCACCCCCGCCGGCCTGGCCGAGATCAAGACCTATGCCGACGGCATAGGCCCCTGGAAGCCGCAACTGCTGTCGCTGCGCATCCTGCCCTGGAAGGACAAAAACGCCGACGGCACGCCCTACACCGGCACCCTGGCCGAGGTCAACACCATCACCCCCACCGGCCTGATCGCAGATGCGCACAAGGCCGGCCTGCTGGTGCACAGCTTCACCTTCCGCAACGAGAAGAAGTACCTGGCCGGCCTCTACAACGGCGACCCAACCGCCGAGTACCTGGCCTTCTTCCGCGCCGGCGTGGACGGCGTGTTCTCTGACTTCACGCCGACCGCCTTTGCGGCGCGCGCGGCCTACCTGCGCGAGAGCGGGCGCTAGTACAGCCGCAGCCGCGCAAGGCCTGCGGCATGATGCGAGCCCATGACTGCATCCGCCGACTCGCCTACCGCCGCTCCCGCCTCCCCGCCCCTGCGCGCCAGCGCCCGCTTCATGCGCGCCCACCCTGCGCACTGGATTGCGCTGGGCTTTGGCTCGGGCCTGTCGCCCATTGCGCCGGGCACGGCCGGCACGCTGTGGGGCTGGTTGTCCTTCCTGGTGCTGCAGCACTGGCTCACGTCGGCGCAGATCGGCTGGCTGATCGCCGGCAGCACGCTGGTGGGCTGGTGGGCCTGCACGGTGACGGCGCGCAACCTGAACACGCTGGACCCGTCCAACGTGGTCTGGGACGAGATCGTCGCCTTCTGGCTGGTGCTGTGGCTGGTGACGCCGGCCGGGCTGTTGGCTCAGGTCTGCGCGTTTGTGCTGTTTCGCATCTTCGATGCGGTCAAGCGCGGGCCGGTGGGCTGGGCGGATCGCGCCTTCCACGGCCCGGGCGCGCGCGGCGGCTTCGGCATCATGCTGGACGACTTCGTGGCGGCGTTCTGCACGCTGCTGGTGATCGCCGCCTGGAAGTACTACCGATGAGCACTGGCCACGACTGGTCTGCCGTGGCCAGCGCCCTGCTGGCGCGCGGCTGGATGCTGGCCACGGCCGAGAGCTGCACCGGCGGCATGATCGCCGCGGCCTGCACCGACCTGGCCGGCTCCAGCAACTGGTTCGAGCGCGGCTTTGTCACCTACTCCAACGCCGCCAAGACCGATTCGCTGGGCGTGGACCCGGCCCTTATCGCCGCCCACGGCGCCGTCAGCGAACCCGTGGCGCGCGCCATGGCCGCAGGCGCGCTGGCCCATTCGCGCGCCCAGGTCAGCGTGGCCGTGACCGGCGTGGCCGGCCCCACGGGCGGCAGCGCGGCCAAGCCGGTGGGCACGGTGTGGTTTGGCTTTGCGGTGGGCGGGCAAGTGCAGACGGAGACGCAGCGCTTTGCCGGCGACCGCGCGGCGGTGCGTGCCGCCACGGTGGCGCATGCGCGGGCGCGGCTGCTGCAGCTATTAAATATATAGCTATTAGCCCAGAGCCGTCCTGGGCTAGAGGCACTTTTCCACAAGATTCTCCAGCCTAGGAAAAACCCTCTTCCGCCTGAAAACGCCTCCTGCCGGCCGCAGAATGTTAGCGGTAACAACGACAGGAGACACCCATGCCGCAAGCGCTTGCGCACCCGCTTGGCCGCCGCGCCTTCGCTGCCGCACTCGGCGCCCTGGCCCTGCCTGGCCATGCGTCCGGCGCGGCCGATGCCTGGCCCAGCCGCCCGGTCAAGATCATTGCGCCGGTACCGCCCGGCGGCTCCACCGACCGCATGGCGCGGCTGCTGGCGCACGAGTACGGCAAGGTCTTTCGGCAGTCCTTCGTGGTGGACAACCGGGGCGGCGGCGGGGGTGGCATCGGCACCGCCGTGGTGGCCAAGGCGCCGGCCGACGGCTACACCCTGCTGCTCACCGGGGTCTTCAACACCATCAATGCCAGCCTGCTGCAGCAGCCCTTCGACTACCTGCAGGATTTCGTGCACATCGCGTCGGCCTTCCAGGGGCCCAACGTGCTGGTCGTGCGCCCGGACTTCCCGGCCAGGACCGTCGCCGAACTGGTGGCGCTGGCCAAGGCCGAGCCCGGCAAGATCGACTTCGCCAGCGCAGGCAACGGCACCTCCGGCCACCTGACGATGGAGATCTTCCAGCGCGCCGCCGGCATACGCCTGACGCACATCGCCTACAAGGGCGGCGGCCCGGCGCTGCAAGACGTGCTGTCCGGCGTGGCGCCCATGCTTGCCACCAACCAGGACACGCTGCTGCCGCACGTGCGGGCCGGCAAGCTGCGCGCCCTGGCCGTCACCAGCGAGAAGCGCAATCCGGTCTACCCGGACGTGCCGAGCTTCGTCGAATGCGGCTACCCGGACCTGGTCGTGACCTCGTGGGGCGGCCTGGACGCCCCGCGCGGCACGCCGGCGGCCATCGTCGAGCGGCTCAACGCGGCGACCACCCAGGCCATGCAGGTGCCCGAGGTGCGGCGCCAGGTCGAGGCCGAGGGCTGGGAGGTCTTCACCGGCAACCCGGCCAGCTTCGACGCTTTTGTGCGCGACGAGACCCGGCGCTGGGGCCGCATCATCCAATCTGCGGGCATCCGCGCTTCCTGACCTGAGACCACCTCGTTCCCATGCCATCCGATCTGCGCCATACCTTCGGCCCGCTGGGCCTTGCCTGCGGCAGCGTGCTGCCCCAGGTCACCGTGGCCTATGCCGCCTATGGCCGCCTGGCAGAGGACGGCAGCAACGCCATCCTGGTCACGCACGGCTACACCGCCAGCCACCAGATGCTTGCGCACGGCCAGGGCACGGCCGAAGGCTCGTGGGCGCCGCTGATCGGGCCGGGCAAGCCGCTGGACACCGAGCGCTACTACATCGTGTGCTCCAACATGCTCGGCTCCTGCTACGGCACGACCGGCCCCGGCAGCATCGATCCGCGCAGCGGCCGGCCCTACGGCCCGGACTTCCCCGAGATCACGCTGGCCGACGTCGTCGAGGTGCAACGCCGGCTGCTGGAGCACCTGGGCGTGCAGCGCCTGCGCACGGTGGTGGGGCCGTCTTTCGGCGGCTTCCAGGCGCTGCAATGGGCGCTCGACCAGCCGGGCCGGGTGGATGCGATCGGGGTCATCGTCTCGGCGCCACGGCTGGCGCCCAACCGGCATCTGGGCATGGACGCGCTGCTGGCCACGCTGCGCGCCGATCCGCACTGGAACGGCGGCCACTACTACGAGCGCGGCGGCATCGTGCCCACGCTGGAGAAGATCCGCACCGAGACCATGTACGCCTACGGCATGGATGCCGTGCTGGCGGCGCGCGGCTGGGCGCCACCGCAGCGCCAGGCGCACATCCAGGCCGCTGCGGCGGCCTGGGCGCGGGAGTTCGACGGCAATGCGCTGGTCACGCTGCTGCGCGCCGCGCAGGCCTTTGATGCGCGGCCGCGGCTGGAGCAGGTGCGTGCCAACGTGCTGCATGTGGTGGCCAACAGCGACCTGCTGTTTCCGCCCGACCCGACCATGCAGGCCGCGATGGCCCGCACCCGCGGCCACCGTCCGCTGCGCTACCTGGAGATGGACACGCCCTTCGGCCACCAGGCCTCGGGCCCGGCGCACGCACTCTGGAGCGAGGCCCTGCGCGAGCTGATCGAGGGCGCGGGGCGCTAGCGGCCGGCCGCTCTGTTTTTAATAGCTATATGCCTAGGCCCCACCTGGGCAAAAGGCGTATTTCCTTCAAACTTCGAGCAGTGCAGCAGCCTCGACGCGCCGTACCAGCCGGTCGATCTCCAGCAGATCGATAGCGCTCAGCTTCGGCCCCGGCTGGCGCATGGCGGCGCTGCGGATGGCGCCGCGGCGGCGCAGCACCTCTTTGCGCACGGCCACGCCCCACTGGCTCTGGTTCTCGTAGTTGAGCAGTGGCAGGTAGCGGTCGAACAGGTCGTGCGCCTCTTCCACCTGGCCCTGCGTGTAGAGCCGGTACACGCCCGACAGCATCTCGGGGTACGAGAAGCCGGCCATGGGCCCGTCGATGCCGCGCGCCAGCTCTTGTGGCAGGTAGACGCCGTTGTTGCCGGTGAGGATGGCGATGCGCCGGCCGGGCGCGGCGCGCAGCCGGCTGATCTTGCCCAGGCTGGGCAGGTCTTCTTCCTTCAGCACCTGGATCTGCGGAAAGGCCTCGATCAGCCGCAGGATGCTGGGCACCGACATCCACACGCCGGTAGAGGCCGGGTAATCCTGCAGCACCGTGGGCACGTCGCCGATCTGCGCGAACACGCCGCTGAAGTAGGCAAACAGCTCGTCTTCGGTCTTCAGGCCGTGCGGCGGCGCAATCATCACGCCGGCCGCGCCCTGGTCCATCACGCGCGCGGTCAGCTCGCGCAGGTTGGCGATGCTGGCGTTGCTTACGCCCACCACCACCGGTTTGCCGCCCGCGCGGGCGATGTAGCGCCCGGCCACGGCCAGCGCCTCGTCCGGCGTGAGCTTGACCGATTCGCCCGCCACGCCCAGCACGGTGAAACCGTTGGCGCCGTGGCGCAGGTAGAAGTCGGCCAGGGTGTCAATGCTGTCCAGGTCGACCGCGCCCTGCTCGGTGAAGGGCGTCTGGGCGACGATGTAGAGGCCCTTCGCGTTGGCAAGGCTCATTCGACGGTCGCCCCCGAGGTCTTGACGGTTTCACTCCACTTGGTGATCTCGTTCTTGACGAAGGCATTGGCCTGGGCCGGCGTACCGCCCACGACGACAAAGCCCACGGCTTCGAGCTTCTCGCGGATGCGCGGGCTGGCCATGGCTTTGATGGTGGCGGCCGAGAGCTTGTCGATCACCGCCTGCGGCGTGCCGGCCGGGGCCGACAGGCCAAACCAGGATTCGGCCGCAAAGCCCGGGTAGCCCTGCTCGGCCACCGTCGGCACATCGGGGTAGGCCGGGTTGCGCTTCTCGCTGGTGACGGCCAGGGGGCGCAGCTTGCCGGCCTTGACGAAGGGCAGCAGCACGTCCTGGTTGAGGGTGAGGATGGGCACGTGGCCGGCCACGGCGTCGTTGATGGCCGGGGCGCCGCCCTTGTACGACACCGACACCATCTTGAAGCCCGCCGCCTGCTCCAGCATGTGCATGCTCAGGTGGTTGGACGAGCCATTGCCCGAGTTGGCGGCCTGGATGGTGCCGGGCGCGGCCTTGGCCATGCGCACCAGCTCGGCCAGCGACTTGGCCGCAAACGAGGGGTGCGCCACGATCACGTTCGGCCCGGTGGCCAGCAGCGAGATGTGGATGAAGTCCTTGTCGGCGTAGGGCAGCTTGGGGTAGAGCCCGTAGTTGATGGCGTTGGAGCCCACGCCCGAGATCAGCAGCGTGTAGCCGTCCGGCGCCGCCTTGGCCGCCTGCGCGGTACCGATGCCGCCGTTGGCGCCGCCCTTGTTGTCGACCAGGAAGGTCTGGCCCAGCAGCGGCTGCAGCTCGGCCGCCAGCAGGCGCGCCATGATGTCGGTAGAGCCGCCCGGCGGGAAGGGCGCAATGATGGTGACGGGCTTGTCCGGATAAGCCCCGCCCTGGGCCAGCGCGGCGCCAGAGGCGATCAGGGCGGTGGCGGCGCAGGCGGCAGCCAGGATGCTGCGGCGGTAGGTGGAATGCATGCTTGTCTCCTCGATGGTGGATGGCAAAAAAAGGAGGCGTCTGCGCGCCTCTCTGGAGCGGTGTGCTCGCACGGGTTTGCAATCAAAGTGAGAACAAGGCGCGAAGCCGCAGACAGTGCTTCAGCACGGCAAGGCGAAGCAACGCCGTTATCGCTTTGATTGCGAAGCCGTATCAGCGAATGATCGGGTCGCCAGCCTCCTCGGTAGCCGGCTCGGTCTCCAGGAAGTCGAAGTCGCAGCCCTCGTTGGCCTGCTTGATGTGCTTGAGATAAATCTTGCCAAAGCCACGTGTGAAGTGCGGCTTGGGCGCCACCCAGGCCGCCTTGCGCGCGGCCATTTCCTCGTCGCTGATGTGCAGGTGCAGCAGGCGCGCGTCTACGTCGAGCGTGATCTCATCGCCATCGCGCACAAAGGCCAGCGGCCCGCCAATGAAGGATTCGGGCGTGACATGCAGCACGCAGGCGCCGTAGCTGGTGCCGCTCATGCGCGCGTCGCTGATGCGCAGCATGTCGCGCACGCCTTCCTTCAGCAGCTTTTGCGGGATCGGCAGCTGGCCCCATTCGGGCATGCCGGGCGCGCCCTGCGGGCCGGCGTGCTGCAGCACGATGACGCTGTCTTTGGTCACCGGCAGATCAGGCGCATCAATGCGCGCGTACAGGTCGGCCTGGTCCTTG
It encodes:
- a CDS encoding glycerophosphodiester phosphodiesterase family protein, with the protein product MQHRSRTALAALPVLFAGLLAAACSSPQPAPPPAKPVPLVIGHRGLPGLYPEETQPAYEAAADQGADSLEADLHLSKDCVLVVRHNPWLSDNTSIAEVAKTNAAVAARKRTVPGVKVKVSWPTTADSGPSEYLSDLTDPANPKSVLKSLIVDGEDHTGDWSITDFTVAELKQWVRGTTYDARDQRPSALNGIYPVLTFQELIDIARAKSQALGRTLSVYPETKNPYWNNAQAIANGCGLPGSHPLEDALLKALDANQLNSKEAPVFVQSFDPASLKYLRSRGLKAKAVQLMDGNGMDFRTGATIYNTRQASTFASGRPYSWTLAGDPRYFDAMFTPAGLAEIKTYADGIGPWKPQLLSLRILPWKDKNADGTPYTGTLAEVNTITPTGLIADAHKAGLLVHSFTFRNEKKYLAGLYNGDPTAEYLAFFRAGVDGVFSDFTPTAFAARAAYLRESGR
- a CDS encoding phosphatidylglycerophosphatase A; the protein is MTASADSPTAAPASPPLRASARFMRAHPAHWIALGFGSGLSPIAPGTAGTLWGWLSFLVLQHWLTSAQIGWLIAGSTLVGWWACTVTARNLNTLDPSNVVWDEIVAFWLVLWLVTPAGLLAQVCAFVLFRIFDAVKRGPVGWADRAFHGPGARGGFGIMLDDFVAAFCTLLVIAAWKYYR
- a CDS encoding CinA family protein, whose amino-acid sequence is MSTGHDWSAVASALLARGWMLATAESCTGGMIAAACTDLAGSSNWFERGFVTYSNAAKTDSLGVDPALIAAHGAVSEPVARAMAAGALAHSRAQVSVAVTGVAGPTGGSAAKPVGTVWFGFAVGGQVQTETQRFAGDRAAVRAATVAHARARLLQLLNI
- a CDS encoding tripartite tricarboxylate transporter substrate binding protein, whose amino-acid sequence is MPQALAHPLGRRAFAAALGALALPGHASGAADAWPSRPVKIIAPVPPGGSTDRMARLLAHEYGKVFRQSFVVDNRGGGGGGIGTAVVAKAPADGYTLLLTGVFNTINASLLQQPFDYLQDFVHIASAFQGPNVLVVRPDFPARTVAELVALAKAEPGKIDFASAGNGTSGHLTMEIFQRAAGIRLTHIAYKGGGPALQDVLSGVAPMLATNQDTLLPHVRAGKLRALAVTSEKRNPVYPDVPSFVECGYPDLVVTSWGGLDAPRGTPAAIVERLNAATTQAMQVPEVRRQVEAEGWEVFTGNPASFDAFVRDETRRWGRIIQSAGIRAS
- a CDS encoding alpha/beta fold hydrolase, whose protein sequence is MPSDLRHTFGPLGLACGSVLPQVTVAYAAYGRLAEDGSNAILVTHGYTASHQMLAHGQGTAEGSWAPLIGPGKPLDTERYYIVCSNMLGSCYGTTGPGSIDPRSGRPYGPDFPEITLADVVEVQRRLLEHLGVQRLRTVVGPSFGGFQALQWALDQPGRVDAIGVIVSAPRLAPNRHLGMDALLATLRADPHWNGGHYYERGGIVPTLEKIRTETMYAYGMDAVLAARGWAPPQRQAHIQAAAAAWAREFDGNALVTLLRAAQAFDARPRLEQVRANVLHVVANSDLLFPPDPTMQAAMARTRGHRPLRYLEMDTPFGHQASGPAHALWSEALRELIEGAGR
- a CDS encoding dihydrodipicolinate synthase family protein, which gives rise to MSLANAKGLYIVAQTPFTEQGAVDLDSIDTLADFYLRHGANGFTVLGVAGESVKLTPDEALAVAGRYIARAGGKPVVVGVSNASIANLRELTARVMDQGAAGVMIAPPHGLKTEDELFAYFSGVFAQIGDVPTVLQDYPASTGVWMSVPSILRLIEAFPQIQVLKEEDLPSLGKISRLRAAPGRRIAILTGNNGVYLPQELARGIDGPMAGFSYPEMLSGVYRLYTQGQVEEAHDLFDRYLPLLNYENQSQWGVAVRKEVLRRRGAIRSAAMRQPGPKLSAIDLLEIDRLVRRVEAAALLEV
- a CDS encoding tripartite tricarboxylate transporter substrate binding protein; translated protein: MHSTYRRSILAAACAATALIASGAALAQGGAYPDKPVTIIAPFPPGGSTDIMARLLAAELQPLLGQTFLVDNKGGANGGIGTAQAAKAAPDGYTLLISGVGSNAINYGLYPKLPYADKDFIHISLLATGPNVIVAHPSFAAKSLAELVRMAKAAPGTIQAANSGNGSSNHLSMHMLEQAAGFKMVSVSYKGGAPAINDAVAGHVPILTLNQDVLLPFVKAGKLRPLAVTSEKRNPAYPDVPTVAEQGYPGFAAESWFGLSAPAGTPQAVIDKLSAATIKAMASPRIREKLEAVGFVVVGGTPAQANAFVKNEITKWSETVKTSGATVE